From Chryseobacterium sp. H1D6B, a single genomic window includes:
- a CDS encoding M1 family metallopeptidase, translated as MKKSIAVIFAFIISQFQAQQNAYYQQAAKYKMDIDVNAEKFTYQGNQTLTYTNNSPDELDVVYFHLYWNAFKPNSMMDQRVAAQGKNGDSRLQKDGISRLASIPKDQEGAQNIHWIKQNGKDLKFEIQETIMKVYLNEPIKPNSTTTFTMDWDAVIPQQIRRSGRNNREGVDMTMTQWYPKIAEYDYDGWATFDYIGREFHAPFSDFDVTIKIDKDYVIGAGGTLENPTEVKGYDPNAKIKAEKNKKATWKWTAQNMLDFAWSADRDYSIDAFQVPDGPKVYLVYQKNDKTKAWGEAQPYITKYFQIMNSHFGKYVYPSYAFIQGGDGGMEYGMCTMILGESKNIEDLMGLVAHEGSHSWFQQMIATNESMRPWMDEGFTSYAEGYVMYQLFPPKDQIPNPFAERLDAYRNFIKKGIEEPAVWLGDHHDNGTAYTYSTYIKGELYLVELGYIMGEENLSETMKQYFQNWSMKHPTDRDFLHIAQKVSGMDLKWFHHYWINTTKTIDYGIKDVKYDAKSTTITLVNNGQVPMPIDFSVITKDKKIVTYQIPTNLTHTWKKKDVYGDLKTMDYWPWTQKEYTITVPYTKSQLAVLGIDFSQRLADVNMEDNFVEVK; from the coding sequence ATGAAAAAGTCGATTGCAGTCATTTTTGCGTTTATCATTTCTCAATTTCAGGCTCAGCAGAATGCTTATTATCAGCAGGCAGCCAAATATAAAATGGATATTGATGTAAACGCAGAAAAATTTACTTACCAGGGAAACCAGACATTAACCTATACGAATAACTCTCCGGATGAATTGGATGTAGTATATTTCCATTTATATTGGAATGCTTTTAAACCCAATTCTATGATGGATCAGAGGGTTGCTGCTCAAGGGAAAAATGGTGATTCCAGACTGCAGAAAGACGGAATTTCAAGACTCGCTTCTATTCCTAAAGATCAGGAAGGAGCACAAAATATACATTGGATCAAACAGAACGGAAAAGACCTGAAGTTTGAAATTCAGGAAACAATCATGAAGGTGTATTTAAATGAACCGATCAAACCGAATTCAACCACAACTTTCACCATGGACTGGGATGCTGTAATCCCTCAGCAGATCCGAAGAAGCGGAAGAAACAACAGGGAAGGTGTTGATATGACGATGACCCAATGGTATCCTAAAATTGCAGAATATGATTATGACGGATGGGCAACTTTCGATTATATAGGAAGAGAATTTCATGCTCCGTTTTCTGATTTTGATGTTACCATTAAAATTGACAAAGATTACGTGATCGGCGCAGGAGGAACTCTTGAAAACCCAACAGAGGTAAAAGGATATGATCCTAATGCAAAAATCAAAGCTGAAAAGAATAAAAAAGCAACTTGGAAATGGACGGCTCAAAATATGCTGGATTTCGCATGGAGCGCAGACCGTGATTATTCAATAGATGCTTTTCAGGTTCCGGATGGGCCGAAAGTGTATCTGGTTTATCAAAAAAATGATAAAACAAAAGCTTGGGGTGAAGCGCAGCCTTATATTACAAAATATTTCCAGATCATGAATTCGCATTTCGGGAAATATGTGTATCCGTCATATGCATTCATTCAAGGCGGTGACGGCGGTATGGAGTACGGTATGTGCACGATGATTTTAGGAGAGTCTAAAAATATTGAAGATTTGATGGGCCTTGTAGCGCACGAAGGCTCCCATTCATGGTTTCAGCAGATGATTGCTACTAATGAAAGTATGCGCCCTTGGATGGACGAAGGTTTTACAAGCTATGCGGAAGGGTACGTGATGTATCAGTTATTTCCTCCGAAAGATCAGATTCCAAATCCTTTTGCAGAAAGATTAGATGCTTACAGGAACTTTATTAAAAAAGGAATTGAAGAACCCGCTGTCTGGCTGGGAGATCATCATGACAATGGAACAGCTTATACTTATTCTACCTACATAAAAGGAGAACTGTACCTTGTGGAGCTGGGATATATTATGGGAGAAGAGAACCTTTCAGAAACTATGAAGCAGTATTTCCAGAACTGGAGTATGAAGCATCCTACAGACAGAGACTTTCTTCATATTGCACAAAAAGTTTCAGGAATGGATCTTAAATGGTTCCATCACTACTGGATCAATACAACAAAAACTATTGATTACGGAATTAAGGATGTAAAATACGACGCAAAATCTACAACAATAACTCTCGTAAATAACGGCCAGGTTCCAATGCCGATTGATTTCAGTGTGATAACGAAGGACAAAAAAATTGTAACCTATCAGATCCCGACAAACCTTACCCACACCTGGAAAAAGAAAGATGTTTATGGTGATTTGAAAACTATGGATTACTGGCCTTGGACACAGAAGGAATATACTATAACAGTTCCGTATACTAAATCTCAATTAGCTGTTTTAGGAATTGATTTCAGCCAGAGACTAGCAGATGTGAATATGGAAGATAACTTTGTAGAAGTTAAATAA
- a CDS encoding type III pantothenate kinase, translating into MNSIVINVGNSNIRFGLFDDDNCDISWVINTKPYRTADELYVQMLMLYQTYKIEPKEITKIIIGSVVPQLTKVVSAAIKKIHGILPVIVDRSTPSGVQAKSKQMGTDIYANLVAAHNMYPDRKKIILDFGTALTASCVAETGETLGVIIAPGIITSLNSLISQTAQLPEIELKKPKTVLGLDTVACMQSGMVYGFLGMVEGFIDRINDEVNDDCFVIATGGVSHVYKPLTDKIHITDRLHTLKGLYFLGKDL; encoded by the coding sequence ATGAATTCTATCGTAATTAATGTAGGAAACAGCAATATCAGATTTGGTCTTTTTGATGATGACAATTGTGATATCTCATGGGTGATCAATACAAAGCCTTATAGAACAGCTGATGAGTTATATGTCCAGATGCTGATGCTGTATCAGACCTATAAAATTGAACCAAAAGAAATAACTAAAATCATTATAGGATCAGTGGTACCTCAGCTTACTAAAGTCGTAAGTGCAGCCATAAAAAAAATTCACGGTATTCTTCCTGTTATTGTAGACAGGAGCACACCTTCAGGAGTTCAGGCGAAATCTAAGCAGATGGGAACAGATATTTATGCAAACCTTGTAGCAGCCCATAATATGTACCCTGACAGGAAAAAGATCATTTTGGATTTTGGTACAGCTCTTACAGCAAGCTGTGTTGCAGAAACCGGTGAAACTTTAGGGGTAATTATCGCTCCTGGAATTATAACATCTTTAAATTCTTTGATCAGCCAGACTGCCCAGCTTCCAGAAATTGAACTGAAGAAGCCCAAAACTGTTCTTGGATTAGATACTGTTGCCTGCATGCAGAGCGGAATGGTTTACGGATTTTTAGGAATGGTAGAAGGTTTTATAGACCGTATTAATGATGAGGTAAATGACGACTGCTTTGTCATTGCTACGGGTGGTGTTTCTCATGTATATAAACCATTAACAGATAAAATACATATCACAGACAGACTTCATACTTTAAAAGGGCTTTATTTTTTAGGAAAAGATCTATAA
- a CDS encoding GNAT family N-acetyltransferase, with protein sequence MKEFPVLLTQRLILSQLNESDIPFITEYLQDKIFSELTSNIPYPYTEEDAEFWLKMSREAFSNKTGYTFAVRDKEHRIMGAVGLHDRGDDKAELGYWLAVPFWNNGYITEAAEEIMRFGFETLKFNKIYATHFLNNPASGRIMQKIGMEKEALLKQHIKKNEEYLDLVMYSCFKNKY encoded by the coding sequence ATGAAAGAATTTCCAGTTTTACTAACCCAAAGATTGATTCTTTCACAATTGAATGAGTCGGATATCCCCTTTATTACTGAATACCTTCAGGACAAAATTTTCTCTGAGCTTACGTCTAATATTCCTTATCCTTACACCGAAGAAGACGCTGAATTCTGGCTTAAAATGTCACGTGAAGCTTTTAGTAATAAAACCGGATATACTTTTGCAGTTCGGGATAAAGAACACAGAATTATGGGTGCAGTAGGGCTTCATGACAGGGGAGACGATAAAGCTGAACTTGGATATTGGCTGGCAGTCCCTTTCTGGAATAATGGATACATTACCGAAGCAGCAGAAGAGATCATGAGATTCGGGTTTGAAACTTTGAAATTCAATAAAATTTATGCAACACATTTTTTGAATAATCCCGCTTCCGGAAGAATCATGCAGAAAATAGGAATGGAAAAAGAAGCTTTACTGAAGCAGCATATCAAAAAGAATGAAGAATATCTGGATCTTGTTATGTATTCTTGTTTCAAAAATAAATATTGA
- a CDS encoding nucleoside deaminase, whose protein sequence is MFTDEYFMKMALQEAETALEKDEVPIGCIVVSNNRVIARSHNLTETLSDVTAHAEMQAITSAANFLGGKYLKNCTLYVTLEPCVMCSGALSWSQISKVVIGARDEQRGFINKHLSLHPKTEIVTGVMENECSGIVKEFFRSKR, encoded by the coding sequence ATGTTTACAGACGAATATTTCATGAAAATGGCTTTACAGGAAGCCGAAACTGCATTAGAAAAAGATGAGGTTCCTATCGGCTGTATTGTAGTTTCCAACAACAGAGTGATTGCAAGATCCCATAACCTTACTGAAACATTAAGCGATGTTACTGCTCATGCAGAAATGCAGGCCATTACATCTGCCGCTAATTTTTTAGGCGGTAAATATTTAAAAAACTGCACGCTGTATGTTACTTTAGAACCTTGTGTAATGTGCTCCGGAGCTCTTTCCTGGTCGCAGATCTCTAAGGTTGTCATTGGAGCACGTGACGAGCAGAGAGGCTTTATCAATAAACACCTTTCCCTGCATCCAAAAACAGAAATTGTAACTGGAGTTATGGAAAATGAATGTTCTGGAATCGTAAAAGAATTCTTTAGATCTAAAAGATAG
- a CDS encoding WYL domain-containing protein: MKKDFYLTRYALIIKKLESSPATYSQLEEYLLNSFEFQDADIKSYSIRTLQRDIREISDLFNLSIHNKKKGDNRYYIESRPIMEVDEYNQKLLESFQVSNALNLHPDFSNYIFFESRKPTGVENFYDLFFAIRNNRVVTFEHYNYKNKLMTSRKVHPLALKESKDRWYLIAIDTKDKALKSFGLDRINYLDVSKGKFREKYNFNFREHFKNAFGVMNLTEQNPQKIVLKCSRHQGEYIKSFPLHISQKETKETLDELYLEFFLHPTYDFMQEILSYGKEVTVLEPKSLVEDIRTHLQESLNSYIEA; encoded by the coding sequence ATGAAAAAAGATTTTTACCTGACCAGATATGCCCTAATCATCAAGAAATTAGAAAGTTCTCCAGCTACTTATTCCCAGTTGGAAGAATATCTTCTAAACTCTTTTGAATTTCAGGATGCCGACATCAAAAGCTACTCTATCCGCACCCTGCAACGGGATATCCGGGAGATTTCAGATCTTTTCAATCTTTCGATTCACAATAAAAAGAAAGGCGACAACCGGTATTATATCGAAAGCCGCCCGATCATGGAAGTGGATGAGTACAACCAAAAATTATTGGAATCTTTTCAGGTAAGCAATGCTTTAAACCTTCATCCGGATTTTTCAAACTACATCTTTTTCGAAAGCCGAAAGCCGACCGGAGTTGAAAACTTTTATGATCTATTCTTTGCGATCCGTAATAACAGAGTGGTCACTTTTGAACATTACAATTACAAAAATAAATTGATGACTTCCCGAAAAGTTCACCCTTTAGCCTTAAAAGAATCTAAAGACAGATGGTATCTTATTGCCATTGACACCAAGGACAAAGCTTTAAAATCTTTTGGTCTGGACAGGATTAATTATCTTGATGTGAGCAAAGGGAAATTCCGGGAAAAGTATAATTTTAATTTCAGGGAGCATTTTAAAAATGCTTTTGGAGTAATGAACTTAACGGAACAGAATCCACAAAAAATTGTCCTGAAATGTTCCAGACATCAGGGTGAATATATTAAAAGTTTTCCGCTTCATATTTCACAGAAGGAAACCAAAGAAACTCTGGATGAACTGTATTTAGAGTTTTTCTTGCATCCAACATACGATTTCATGCAGGAGATTCTTTCGTATGGAAAAGAGGTCACTGTCTTGGAACCTAAGTCTTTAGTTGAAGACATCCGTACCCACCTGCAGGAATCTTTAAACAGCTATATTGAGGCATAA